A single genomic interval of Coccidioides posadasii str. Silveira chromosome 1, complete sequence harbors:
- a CDS encoding uncharacterized protein (EggNog:ENOG410PHU5~COG:G~BUSCO:10759at33183) gives MAVTNILRRALLYVPGSSKRMLDRAATMTVDCAAFDLEDSVTISHKDEARELVRRTLDHPKPHSIHETAVRINSVGSGLAEKDLTSMLDSPYLTTIVVPKVDSASDLRFVHDMVKHSISTTKSFTTSSSPRQPISILALIESAKSITNLSEICTATPLLSGLIFAAEDFALDLSITRTPSLTEFLYARSAIVTAARAHNIPSVIDLVCTTYARNPDTDSEASSILKQEAQDGKRLGFNGKQCIHPSQVAPVQAVFSPEPKELVWAVRVSIADEKAARQGRGAWTLDGKMIDAPVVGKAKAIVRKAEQCGMNVKDLIREWHDQEPE, from the exons ATGGCTGTAACCAACATCCTCCGCCGCGCACTCCTCTATG TGCCCGGTTCAAGCAAACGCATGCTGGATCGAGCCGCAACTATGACCGTTGATTGTGCCGCATTCGACCTTGAGGACAGTGTAACTATTTCTCATAAAGACGAAGCTCGTGAACTGGTTAGACGTACGCTTGACCATCCAAAGCCCCATTCAATCCACGAAACAGCAGTCCGAATCAACTCAGTTGGAAGTGGATTGGCAGAGAAAGACCTAACCTCGATG CTGGACTCTCCATATCTCACCACAATCGTGGTGCCGAAAGTCGACTCTGCTTCCGACCTTCGTTTTGTCCACGACATGGTAAAGCACAGCATATCCACCACTAAGTCATTCACCACGTCCTCTTCCCCGCGCCAACCGATCTCCATTCTCGCTTTAATTGAAAGCGCAAAATCAATAACCAATCTTTCTGAAATTTGCACCGCAACGCCTCTGCTATCAGGCCTCATCTTTGCCGCTGAAGACTTCGCCCTTGACCTAAGCATAACCCGAACACCATCCCTCACAGAATTCCTATACGCGCGGTCCGCCATAGTAACTGCCGCCCGTGCGCATAATATTCCGTCCGTGATTGATCTAGTTTGCACAACTTATGCCCGGAACCCTGATACTGATTCGGAGGCATCCTCCATCCTCAAGCAAGAAGCCCAGGACGGTAAGAGGCTTGGATTTAACGGGAAGCAATGTATTCATCCCTCACAGGTCGCGCCTGTGCAAGCGGTATTTAGTCCCGAGCCGAAGGAGCTTGTGTGGGCGGTTCGAGTATCTATTGCAGATGAGAAGGCCGCACGGCAAGGCAGGGGAGCCTGGACTCTGGATGGGAAAATGATCGATGCTCCTGTGGTGGGGAAGGCCAAAGCGATTGTGAGGAAAGCCGAACAATGTGGTATGAATGTTAAGGATCTGATTAGAGAGTGGCATGACCAAGAGCCTGAGTAG
- a CDS encoding uncharacterized protein (EggNog:ENOG410PHJZ~COG:L~BUSCO:3871at33183) produces MVSEEVFESCLPILNNAEVDEEEKVEKVEEFLRDKAALTGSILENAVLDVLWRHRNSLKGEASPPPLRHTVIRRSSPAPWQITRSSTPLSSPSNSPAVPSGFPVPRGGFPRAPRSLTASPFTSPRPSPRLAFAQPIPHSPNLNAYEFAERTSIPEYGDLGSDNVDWLVNDDARSTASSTVLSGAAPEWIAPADMSPYDILRSVLGDRRSNDEIEAALAANGYDLGATIAALTEQDAHGNTTANNEGRILVGKSMAVEQTRPLTPSGQARSPVVCKYWLSTGQCLRADCRFSHDLTNHICKYWLMGNCLAGDVCPFSHDPSALVGNLNISDSSAGYGSPSTQPQQMFYPQDNYEAFPALQPAMADQWSTFYPQKHSTQFVYGVNQHHRGNSPSNIRNRNMLLNQSSRPHSRPTSRHQQRDSGGSALSVDDPEAFPTLSSLNPKASGKKHHGKRGGHNHNRETSGNKEGSSSSLTDAVRMSPSSNQRKGTPKIAKPVNAGRENSAAAQSIPTPKHLPWLESGPRANPQYLKCRTDAITHGNVRNKFLQSAAQAWNRNDARAAKALSLRGQAENEAMRRCYREAARHLYEGRSKNSDSNTDDEIYVDLHGLHPGEAIEYLESILKENAKLDRKLLYAITGTGHHSRNGKDKIGKAVKNWLDDWEYVYCEFNVPSERGGYVGGVLGIDPTSSEKSGHITKTNGKSVPEEDKKTVQDDEADNKAGNSTPTLTMGKIQLLKRDDSGKK; encoded by the exons ATGGTTTCAGAGGAGGTCTTCGAATCATGCCTGCCCATCCTCAACAACGCTGAGGTcgacgaagaagagaaggTCGAAAAAGTGGAAGAGTTCCTCCGCGACAAGGCTGCATTGACGGGGTCAATTCTGGAAAATGCTGTTCTGGACGTTTTATGGCGCCATCGGAACTCTCTAAAGGGCGAGGCCTCCCCTCCCCCGCTTCGTCATACTGTCATccgccgctcctctccagcgCCGTGGCAGATAACCCGTTCGTCCACTCCTCTTTCGTCTCCCTCCAATAGCCCCGCGGTTCCTTCAGGGTTTCCGGTTCCTCGTGGCGGCTTTCCTCGTGCGCCCAGGTCATTGACTGCCTCCCCCTTTACCTCGCCGCGCCCGTCACCCCGCTTGGCTTTTGCGCAGCCGATCCCTCACAGTCCGAACCTTAACGCCTACGAGTTTGCCGAGCGCACTTCTATACCGGAATATGGCGATCTCGGGAGTGATAATGTCGATTGGCTAGTGAACGACGATGCCAGGAGCACCGCATCGTCCACTGTTTTGAGCGGTGCGGCCCCAGAGTGGATTGCGCCCGCTGACATGAGCCCCTACGATATCCTAAGATCGGTTCTGGGTGACCGGAGGTCCAACGACGAGATCGAGGCGGCCCTGGCGGCCAATGGATATGACCTTGGAGCGACGATAGCGGCCCTGACGGAACAAGACGCACACGGTAACACTACAGCAAACAATGAAGGTAGAATTTTAGTCGGTAAATCTATGGCTGTGGAACAGACGCGGCCGTTGACCCCGTCGGGCCAGGCTCGGAGTCCGGTTGTCTGCAAGTACTGGTTATCTACTGGTCAATGCCTTCGAGCAGATTGTCGATTTAGCCATGACTTGACCAACCATATTTGCAA ATACTGGCTGATGGGAAACTGTCTTGCGGGAGACGTTTGTCCTTTCTCTCACGACCCATCCGCCTTGGTAGGGAATCTCAATATAAGTGATAGCAGCGCCGGATATGGCAGCCCATCCACCCAGCCACAGCAAATGTTCTATCCTCAAGATAACTATGAGGCCTTTCCAGCCTTACAGCCCGCGATGGCCGACCAATGGTCGACGTTTTATCCCCAAAAGCATTCCACTCAGTTCGTGTACGGCGTGAATCAACATCACCGCGGAAATTCTCCCTCAAATATCAGAAATAGGAATATGCTTCTTAATCAATCGTCACGCCCACATTCTAGGCCTACAAGTCGACACCAGCAACGCGACTCTGGCGGTTCTGCTTTATCAGTCGATGACCCCGAGGCCTTTCCCACTCTCTCCTCCCTTAACCCTAAGGCATCTGGGAAAAAGCACCACGGCAAGCGAGGCGGTCATAACCACAATCGCGAAACTAGCGGAAATAAGGAAGGTTCTTCAAGCTCGCTAACGGACGCAGTTCGAATGTCTCCATCCTCGAACCAACGCAAAGGAACTCCCAAGATTGCGAAGCCAGTCAATGCCGGCCGCGAGAACAGCGCAGCTGCCCAATCCATCCCGACACCAAAGCATTTACCATGGCTCGAATCCGGTCCTCGCGCAAACCCCCAATATCTCAAGTGTCGCACAGACGCGATTACTCATGGTAACGTTAGAAACAAGTTTCTCCAAAG TGCCGCCCAAGCTTGGAATCGTAACGATGCGCGGGCTGCGAAAGCCCTCTCACTCCGTGGCCAAGCTGAGAACGAGGCAATGAGACGTTGTTACCGTGAGGCTGCTCGCCACCTTTATGAGGGCCGTAGCAAGAATTCAGATAGTAACACCGATGACGAAATCTATGTCGATCTACATGGCCTTCATCCAGGCGAGGCAATCGAGTACCTGGAGAGTATTCTTAAAGAAAACGCAAAACTGGATCGTAAGCTGCTATACGCCATCACGGGCACTGGCCATCACAGCAGAAATGGCAAGGACAAAATTGGTAAAGCTGTCAAAAACTGGTTGGACGATTGGGAATACGTCTACTGTGAATTCAATGTACCCAGCGAGCGAGGTGGATACGTCGGCGGCGTTCTAGGCATTGATCCAACAAGTAGTGAGAAGAGTGGACATATTACAAAGACCAATGGAAAAAGTGTCCCGGAAGAAGATAAGAAAACAGTCCAGGATGATGAAGCTGACAATAAAGCCGGGAACTCGACACCAACACTTACGATGGGCAAGATACAGCTTTTGAAGCGAGACGATTCCGGGAAGAAGTAG
- the TVP38 gene encoding Tlg2-vesicle protein (EggNog:ENOG410PINQ~COG:U~TransMembrane:5 (o88-115i127-158o164-182i241-260o280-301i)~BUSCO:8914at33183), producing the protein MTTNSNISSDGLLPTSPLIRDHPNSPSSGSAHPPWSRPRTSLSRGRRASPSFSLSASISTRDRVINRIERTWGRISKIWITLTIWQKIAAVIASLLLTALGVGFMILSGHIFIWLEPVAADFEKSALVYFIVWLCTFIVSFPPLIGWSAVGTVSGFIFGVWKGWAIYAAGTVVGSTCSFMLSRTVLSKFVHRLVQHDKRFAALALTLKYDGLKLLCMIRLCPLPYSICNGAISTFPTVHPLMYGLATAIITPKLLVSAFIGSRLRILAQSGEEMSAGTKAINIISIVVGVCVGIFTGWYIYKRTLARAAELEAEERAITAQATTDSSQLPAPGSFVDNPDEFGRDEEEGLGFGNGITDDIDNDNTAIDTTAYRDEFTDNDSDVFGAGDGYDGAQETYSLHRHI; encoded by the exons ATGACAACAAACAGCAATATATCTTCAGATGGACTTCTCCCAACATCGCCTCTAATCCGAGATCACCCCAACTCCCCCAGTTCAGGGTCAGCGCACCCACCATGGAGCCGGCCACGCACTAGTCTAAGCCGTGGAAGACGGGCCTCACCTTCCTTTTCCCTCTCGGCCTCCATTAGCACCCGCGACAGAGTTATCAACCGTATAGAGAGAACTTGGGGTAGGATATCCAAAATATGGATAACGTTGACGATATGGCAAAAGATTGCGGCGGTGATCGCCTCGCTGCTACTAACTGCACTTGGGGTCGGCTTCATGATACTCTCGGGACATATTTTCATCTGGTTGGAACCGGTAGCGGCGGATTTTGAGAAGTCTGCGCTGGTATATTTTATAGTTTGGCTCTGCACCTTTATAGTGTCATTTCCACCTCTAATCGGCTGGTCGGCCGTTGGAACAGTGTCTGGATTCATCTTCGGTGTCTGGAAAGG TTGGGCGATATATGCTGCTGGGACTGTTGTTGGGTCGACATGCTCCTTTATGCTATCCCGGACAGTCCTTTCCAAATTCGTACACCGCCTGGTGCAGCATGACAAGCGCTTTGCAGCTCTTGCATTGACGTTGAAGTATGATGGGCTCAAACTTCTTTGCATGATACGTTTATGCCCATTGCCTTACTCGATATGCAATGGAGCCATTTCGACTTTCCCAACTGTGCACCCGCTCATGTATGGACTAGCCACGGCCATCATAACACCAAAACTTTTGGTGTCTGCATTCATCGGAAGTCGGCTACGAATTCTCGCACAGAGTGGGGAAGAGATGAGTGCTGGCACAAAGGCGATTAATATTATTAGCATCGTCGTTGGTGTTTGTGTTGGCATATTTACAGGATGGTACATATACAAACG CACCCTCGCCCGTGCCGCCGAACTGGAAGCCGAGGAACGAGCCATTACTGCTCAGGCAACTACCGACTCTTCACAACTTCCTGCACCCGGCTCCTTTGTCGACAATCCTGACGAGTTCGGACGCGACGAAGAAGAGGGATTGGGCTTTGGCAACGGTATAACTGATGACATAGACAATGATAACACGGCAATAGATACGACCGCTTACCGCGACGAATTTACAGACAATGATTCCGACGTTTTTGGGGCCGGGGATGGGTATGACGGGGCCCAGGAAACGTATAGTTTACATCGGCATATATGA